Within Verrucomicrobiia bacterium, the genomic segment ACACCAAGAGCGCGAGCCACGAAGAGCAGGTCATCAAAGACCTCCTCAAGCGCGTGCTCAAACAGCGCCCGCGTTTCTGGCACACCGTCGTGAAGGATTGGAAGGGCGTTTCCGAAGAGACGACGACCGGCGTGCACCGCCTCTATCAGATGCTCGAAGCGCACAAGTTGCTCGTTCCCGCCATCAATGTCAACGATTCCGTCACCAAGTCGAAGTTTGACAATCTTTACGGCTGTCGCGAATCACTCGCCGACGGCATCAAGCGTGCGACGGACGTGATGGTGGCCGGCAAGGTCGCGGTGGTTTGCGGTTACGGCGACGTGGGCAAAGGCAGTTCCCATTCACTGCGCGGTTTCGGGGCGCGCGTGATCGTCACTGAGATTGATCCCATCAACGCCTTGCAGGCTGCGATGGAAGGTTTCCAGGTCACGACCGTCGAAGACACGCTCGGCAAGGCCGACATCTACGTCACGACGACCGGCAACTGCGACATCCTCACGCTCGAACACATGGCGAAAATGAAAGACCAGGCCATCGTTTGCAACATCGGCCACTTCGACAACGAGATTCAGGTGGACCGTCTCAACAACGCGAAAGGCGTCACCCGGCTCAACATCAAGCCGCAGGTGGACAAGTACACTTTCGCGGACGGTCACTGCATTTATCTGCTCGCCGAAGGCCGTCTCGTGAACCTCGGGTGCGCCACCGGCCATCCGAGTTTTGTCATGTCCAACAGCTTTACCAACCAATGCCTCGCGCAATTGGATTTGTGGCAGAAGAAGGACACCAACAGAGTCGGCGTCTATCGCTTGCCCAAGAAACTTGACGAAGAAGTGGCCCGCTTGCATCTCGAAAAAATCGGCGTGAAGCTCACCAAGCTCTCCGAGAAGCAAGCTGCCTACCTCGACGTTCCGATCGAAGGTCCTTACAAGCCGGACCATTATCGCTACTAGCTTGTGGCCCTGATTACGATCTACTCCAAGCCGGATTGCCACTTGTGCGAGCGGGCGAAGGAGGTCATCGAGCGCTGCCACGAGAAAGTCGATTTCGCAGTGGAGATCATCGACATTTCGCAGAATCCAGAACTTCTTGAGCGCTATCGCGACGACATCCCGGTCATCCTGCTTGACGGCAACGAAATTGCCCGCCACTTTGTGCGGGAACGCAAGTTGCTGGAACTGTTACGGTAATCGATACAACAAGCGGAGGAATATGGGAATGAATGCCAAATACGTCGCCACCTTTGCCCTCGCGGCCGGTCTGGTCGCGGGAAGTCTCTTCATCGCGCAGGCGCAGAGTGAAAACAAACCTGTCGCGCCTGCCGCGGCTGACCCTCGAATCGACAAGATTCTGGAGCAAAACGACAAGATCCTGAAGAATCAGGACGAGATCTTGAAGGACCTGGCCGATATCAAGGAAGGCGTCCTGCAGGTGCGCCGCCGCTCAAGCTGACGCGACGGCAACCGCCATTTCCTCGACGATGCGTGCCGCTGCCCGAGCGGGGTCGTCCGCCGCGATGATGGGTCTGCCGACAACGATGTAACTGGCTCCGGCGGCAACCGCTTCAGTAGGGGTCATCACGCGTTTCTGGTCGCCGGCTTCTGCCCACGAGGGGCGGATACCGGGCGTCACGATAAGAAAGTTCTTCCCGAGCGCCTCGCGCAACAGATGAATCTCACGCGGTGAGGCTATGACACCATCCAAACCACACTCTTTCGCAAGCTTCGCCAAACGTAGTACCTCCGCTTGCACGTCGCCTCCCACGCTCGTGAGCACGGTCACGCCAAGCAGCAATGGATGACCAGGAATCGCTGCTGCCGCCTCGAGCATTTCTGCGCCACCGGATGTGTGCAAGGTCAACATGCGGACCCGTAGCGCGGCTGCGGACGCGACGGCCCTGGCAACCGTGTGAGGAATGTCGTGAAACTTCAAGTCGATGAAGCATTCCTTGCCATGCTCGTGGAGAAACTCGATGATGCGGGGACCGACGCGGGTGAACAATTGGCTGCCGACCTTGAAAACATCCACAACGTCACGCGTGACCTGAACCAAGGCGGTCGCGTCCTCAAAGCTTTCCACGTCCAGCGCCACGATAAGCTTTGATTTCATCCAAGGCGCATGGTAGGGAAAACTTCGTGACGACACAAGCGCAACAGCGGGGACGGGCTGGCCGTTGACCATTTTTTCGCCCGCGAAAATCAATCTGTACTTGCGCATCATTGGCAAGCGGCCGGACGGCTATCACGAACTCGAAACGGTGATGCTCCCGCTTGATTTCGGCGATCAGATCACACTGCAATCCCGCAAGGCCGGCGTCACGCTGGCGTGTGACGATCCCCGCCTGCCGACGGATGACTCAAACCTTGCGCTTCGGGCGGCCAGAACGCTGGCGGAAGCATACGGGACAAAGCAGGGCGCGAAGATCAGCCTGACGAAATGCACGCCGCTCGCGGCGGGTCTTGGCGGCGGCAGCAGCAATGCGGCGACCGCATTGCTGGGATTGAACCGTCTTTGGAAACTGAAGGCGTCTAGCAAGAAATTGCACACGCTCGCGGCGAGTCTGGGTTCGGACATCAATTTCTTCATGGCCGGCGGCGCGGCCCTCTGCAGCGGGCGCGGCGAGAAGATCGAACCCATCCCGTGCAAATTCTCGGGAGCGATCCTGCTGGTGAACCCCGGCTTCGGCATCTCGACGAAATGGGCCTATGAAAGCTGGGCCAAAGCGACGGCGGAGTCGCGATTGACAGCGCCCCCGCCAGAAGTTAGTCTCCTGTTGCGCGCGCTGGCCGATGACGACCTGGCGGGTGTTTCGCGAGCCCTGTTCAACTCGCTGGAAGCGCCATCAATTCGCAAGTTTCCCGTTCTGGAATTGATCAAAGACGCCATGCTTGACGGCGGCGCGGTAGGCGCCCTGATGAGTGGCAGCGGCGCGACGGTGTTCGGACTGTTTCCGAATGCGAAATTGGCGAAAACATCCGCGCGAAAAGTTCGTGAACAATTTGGGCCGAGTATGTGG encodes:
- the ahcY gene encoding adenosylhomocysteinase, with the translated sequence MATVKLPPARTKLTKPTGNGAKGDFKVRDLSLAEWGRKTIHVSEHEMPGLMAIRKKYGPLKPLRGVRITGSLHMTIETAILIETLKELGASVRWASCNIFSTQDHAAAAIAQAGIPVFAWKGETLEEYWDCTLDALTHPDNKGPQLIVDDGGDATLLIHKGYELENGSDWVNTKSASHEEQVIKDLLKRVLKQRPRFWHTVVKDWKGVSEETTTGVHRLYQMLEAHKLLVPAINVNDSVTKSKFDNLYGCRESLADGIKRATDVMVAGKVAVVCGYGDVGKGSSHSLRGFGARVIVTEIDPINALQAAMEGFQVTTVEDTLGKADIYVTTTGNCDILTLEHMAKMKDQAIVCNIGHFDNEIQVDRLNNAKGVTRLNIKPQVDKYTFADGHCIYLLAEGRLVNLGCATGHPSFVMSNSFTNQCLAQLDLWQKKDTNRVGVYRLPKKLDEEVARLHLEKIGVKLTKLSEKQAAYLDVPIEGPYKPDHYRY
- the ispE gene encoding 4-(cytidine 5'-diphospho)-2-C-methyl-D-erythritol kinase, whose translation is MTIFSPAKINLYLRIIGKRPDGYHELETVMLPLDFGDQITLQSRKAGVTLACDDPRLPTDDSNLALRAARTLAEAYGTKQGAKISLTKCTPLAAGLGGGSSNAATALLGLNRLWKLKASSKKLHTLAASLGSDINFFMAGGAALCSGRGEKIEPIPCKFSGAILLVNPGFGISTKWAYESWAKATAESRLTAPPPEVSLLLRALADDDLAGVSRALFNSLEAPSIRKFPVLELIKDAMLDGGAVGALMSGSGATVFGLFPNAKLAKTSARKVREQFGPSMWTRVAQFAPLRLA
- the pyrF gene encoding orotidine-5'-phosphate decarboxylase → MKSKLIVALDVESFEDATALVQVTRDVVDVFKVGSQLFTRVGPRIIEFLHEHGKECFIDLKFHDIPHTVARAVASAAALRVRMLTLHTSGGAEMLEAAAAIPGHPLLLGVTVLTSVGGDVQAEVLRLAKLAKECGLDGVIASPREIHLLREALGKNFLIVTPGIRPSWAEAGDQKRVMTPTEAVAAGASYIVVGRPIIAADDPARAAARIVEEMAVAVASA
- a CDS encoding glutaredoxin family protein gives rise to the protein MALITIYSKPDCHLCERAKEVIERCHEKVDFAVEIIDISQNPELLERYRDDIPVILLDGNEIARHFVRERKLLELLR